A region from the bacterium genome encodes:
- a CDS encoding PorV/PorQ family protein yields MKRFLGLLLICTLPLFADFAKLGTSGAQFLKIGVGRGTAMGEAFVAVADDVSSAYWNPSGLGTLTTREICLYHNEWIADIRHDYLAMALPLSNFGTLGISLTALTMGQMEILSVDDPNTETVREDTGTGTFFGASDFALGFSFGRMFTDKLAAGITLKAVEEMVWDMSSGGLAADFGIHYNTGFKGLKIAASMSNFGGDISFGGRQLETTTRPPNYPDSLDRTYDPIPIEYRTTPYPLPLIFRFGLAFNPIENEASRLTIALDLNHPNDNYETINLGFEYGYLNTIFLRTGYKMYLNMDYMKAMTGGAPIIDTTDNSISGYDWGDETEWLLNNLTAGVGFNLKTGATGIKIDYAYVNKGVLKATHRLGLTVGF; encoded by the coding sequence ATGAAGAGATTCTTAGGCTTGCTTCTAATCTGCACTTTGCCCCTGTTTGCTGATTTCGCAAAACTGGGGACATCTGGTGCGCAATTTTTGAAGATCGGTGTGGGACGCGGTACAGCTATGGGTGAAGCGTTCGTGGCCGTTGCCGACGACGTTTCTTCGGCTTACTGGAACCCATCCGGTCTTGGCACGCTGACGACCCGGGAGATCTGTCTTTACCATAACGAGTGGATCGCGGATATCAGGCACGATTACCTGGCCATGGCTTTGCCGTTGAGTAATTTCGGCACACTGGGAATAAGCCTGACCGCGTTGACCATGGGACAGATGGAGATCCTTTCGGTCGATGACCCGAACACGGAAACGGTCCGTGAAGATACCGGCACCGGCACTTTTTTTGGAGCATCTGATTTCGCTCTCGGGTTTTCGTTCGGCAGGATGTTCACGGACAAGTTGGCAGCCGGAATCACTTTGAAAGCGGTGGAAGAAATGGTATGGGATATGTCATCGGGCGGCCTGGCCGCCGACTTTGGCATTCACTACAATACCGGATTCAAAGGCCTGAAGATCGCCGCTTCGATGAGTAATTTCGGTGGCGATATCAGTTTCGGTGGAAGGCAACTGGAGACGACGACTAGACCTCCTAACTACCCTGATTCATTAGATCGCACATACGACCCGATACCGATAGAATACCGGACCACTCCCTATCCGCTCCCGCTGATTTTCCGGTTCGGACTGGCCTTTAATCCCATTGAAAACGAGGCTTCCCGGCTTACGATCGCCCTTGATTTGAACCATCCGAATGACAACTACGAGACGATCAATCTCGGGTTTGAATACGGCTACCTCAATACGATTTTCCTGCGGACCGGGTACAAGATGTACCTGAACATGGACTATATGAAAGCGATGACCGGCGGTGCGCCGATCATCGATACCACGGACAATTCGATCAGCGGTTATGATTGGGGTGATGAAACTGAATGGCTGTTGAATAATCTGACGGCGGGGGTTGGGTTCAATCTTAAAACCGGCGCGACCGGTATCAAGATCGATTACGCCTACGTGAACAAAGGTGTGTTGAAGGCAACCCACCGTCTGGGATTGACAGTCGGATTCTAA
- a CDS encoding MotA/TolQ/ExbB proton channel family protein, with the protein MIKEFLLGGGIMWMLLACIVLGLAILLERMYSLFFKIRLNPAVFLSRVQALVSEKGVQAGIALCDQTPSPVAKIVKAGLEKADKGKDVIEDAITRAGAIELGFLDRGMALLAGLTTVAPFLGFLGTVTGMMKSFAAIAAAGEVEPTIVASGISEALITTKWGLLIATPLAIIHILFTGKVDGYTRDMEEAAAQLVDYLMERGPGTKQ; encoded by the coding sequence ATGATAAAAGAGTTCTTGTTGGGTGGCGGTATTATGTGGATGCTCTTAGCGTGCATAGTATTGGGTTTAGCGATCCTGCTTGAACGGATGTATTCACTGTTTTTCAAGATCAGGCTGAACCCTGCAGTTTTTTTATCAAGAGTCCAGGCGTTGGTCAGTGAAAAAGGCGTACAAGCCGGCATCGCTTTGTGCGACCAGACACCGTCACCGGTCGCGAAGATTGTAAAAGCCGGGTTGGAAAAAGCAGATAAAGGTAAGGATGTCATCGAAGATGCGATAACGCGTGCCGGCGCAATAGAACTCGGATTCCTTGACCGGGGCATGGCGCTGCTTGCTGGTTTAACGACAGTGGCGCCGTTTCTGGGGTTCCTTGGCACGGTGACGGGTATGATGAAATCTTTTGCCGCTATTGCCGCGGCCGGCGAGGTGGAACCGACGATCGTAGCAAGCGGTATTTCCGAAGCCCTGATCACTACGAAATGGGGGTTGCTGATCGCCACACCCCTGGCGATCATCCATATCCTGTTTACCGGGAAGGTTGACGGTTATACCAGAGATATGGAAGAAGCCGCGGCGCAGCTGGTCGATTATCTCATGGAGCGCGGTCCCGGAACCAAGCAATAA
- a CDS encoding DUF4388 domain-containing protein, with the protein MTSLEINLKEFTISDVLQFISRVKKTGVLRITGSLSGEIYLKDGLVVHAAAANGNEKGMEALFSMSFTELERGVFECGIMAPEQTISEDLGKLSDDLEKRRIEFEEIKKQMPPMDIALAKSTKELESAVALRRTDWQILALIDGKRTLAEVVAQAKLGGFEAIKTILWLKEKGLIYDPKEAERIMSGFLRYLEKTFEYFGKNGWEWLKAWAELDPANKNVANAVTVDEATFKVSLASLLSTEEIAGFFSRFDEFLNNEVPKAYGKLLAKKKMEEFRKKIEG; encoded by the coding sequence ATGACGAGCTTGGAGATAAATCTTAAGGAATTTACGATCAGCGATGTCCTTCAGTTCATCAGCCGGGTTAAGAAAACCGGCGTGCTGAGGATAACCGGGAGTTTGAGCGGCGAGATCTACCTTAAGGATGGATTGGTAGTGCATGCCGCGGCCGCTAACGGCAATGAAAAAGGCATGGAAGCCTTATTCAGCATGTCGTTCACAGAACTCGAACGCGGCGTTTTTGAGTGCGGGATAATGGCGCCGGAGCAAACCATTTCCGAGGACCTGGGCAAGCTCAGCGATGACCTGGAGAAACGCCGGATCGAGTTCGAAGAGATCAAGAAACAGATGCCGCCCATGGATATCGCGCTGGCAAAATCGACAAAGGAGCTGGAATCGGCTGTCGCGCTGCGCCGGACCGACTGGCAGATCCTTGCGTTGATCGATGGCAAGCGTACGCTGGCCGAGGTCGTGGCGCAAGCCAAACTTGGTGGTTTTGAGGCGATCAAGACGATCCTGTGGCTCAAAGAGAAGGGATTGATATACGACCCCAAAGAGGCCGAGCGCATCATGTCAGGTTTCTTGCGGTATCTTGAGAAGACCTTCGAATATTTTGGTAAGAACGGCTGGGAATGGCTTAAGGCATGGGCGGAGCTGGACCCGGCGAACAAAAATGTGGCCAATGCCGTGACGGTCGATGAAGCGACGTTCAAGGTCTCGCTGGCATCGCTGCTCAGCACCGAGGAGATCGCCGGATTTTTCAGCAGGTTCGATGAGTTTTTGAACAATGAGGTTCCCAAGGCCTACGGTAAGCTGCTGGCAAAGAAGAAAATGGAAGAATTCAGGAAGAAGATCGAAGGATAA
- a CDS encoding biopolymer transporter ExbD, translating to MIIKARSRKIASIPTASMGDIAFLIIIFFMTSTVFTRDKGLKMLLPEKTEKIDIVKIKPENIVTIMINPEGALKVKATGLGDGLDLSVQQYNEVRKVIQQKLLERDTLLVVSLRASKDSQYKNMIAVLDQIKMSRVTAADGRELRANKISLIPTTEE from the coding sequence ATGATCATTAAAGCGCGGTCAAGAAAGATCGCCAGCATACCCACCGCTTCCATGGGGGACATTGCTTTTTTGATCATTATTTTTTTCATGACTTCCACGGTCTTTACGCGCGACAAAGGTTTGAAAATGCTGCTGCCAGAAAAAACCGAAAAGATCGATATCGTCAAGATAAAACCCGAGAATATCGTCACGATCATGATCAATCCCGAGGGCGCGCTAAAGGTCAAAGCCACGGGGCTCGGCGACGGGCTTGACCTCTCGGTACAGCAATATAACGAAGTCCGAAAAGTTATTCAGCAAAAGCTTCTGGAGCGCGATACCTTGCTCGTCGTATCATTGCGGGCGAGCAAGGACAGCCAGTACAAGAACATGATCGCGGTCTTAGACCAGATCAAGATGTCGCGTGTAACGGCCGCGGATGGCCGGGAATTGCGGGCGAACAAGATCAGCCTTATCCCGACCACCGAGGAGTGA
- a CDS encoding energy transducer TonB, which yields MNDHKKQYGIAIRLAMLASTIITIMLFLCVPYAEPEPYKLKKEIITMVEEYTAEINKYKAEPPPAERPKVAVVVAPGEAADKEVETIAATDFNEDLIRTAPSGPDIEVVSYYKVEVKPQPLNAPIPEYPDLARKAGIEGKAVVKMLIDIDGSVIDVQILKSSGNQMLDEAALTTARKSKFTPAKQRDKLVRVWVSKLFEFKLEMQ from the coding sequence ATGAACGATCATAAAAAGCAATATGGAATTGCGATCCGCCTGGCCATGCTGGCCAGTACGATCATCACGATCATGCTTTTTTTATGCGTTCCTTACGCAGAACCAGAGCCGTATAAACTGAAAAAAGAGATCATTACCATGGTCGAGGAGTACACGGCGGAAATCAACAAATACAAGGCCGAACCGCCGCCGGCAGAACGGCCCAAGGTGGCGGTCGTCGTCGCGCCGGGCGAGGCTGCAGATAAAGAGGTGGAAACGATCGCGGCGACCGACTTCAACGAAGACCTGATCAGGACCGCGCCTTCGGGCCCGGATATCGAGGTCGTTTCGTACTACAAGGTTGAGGTAAAACCTCAGCCTCTCAATGCGCCGATCCCGGAATACCCGGATCTGGCCCGCAAGGCGGGCATCGAGGGCAAGGCAGTCGTGAAAATGCTGATCGATATCGACGGCAGTGTCATTGATGTCCAGATCCTGAAATCAAGCGGCAACCAGATGCTGGACGAAGCGGCATTGACCACGGCTCGGAAGTCGAAATTCACGCCGGCAAAACAGCGGGATAAACTGGTGCGCGTTTGGGTGTCCAAACTGTTCGAATTCAAACTTGAGATGCAATAA
- a CDS encoding TonB-dependent receptor, which translates to MKKILTLLFAGLFLFAAEYGKITGKVADSETGDALIGANVMVEGTELGSASDVAGEYVVLYVPAGTYAVVASYLGYDPYTFTNVVVNSDQTTILNFRLRPTVIQVEGVTSIAVREPIVISATQTGRSVTSQDINRLPVTTINQVISLQAGVVQSNLGTHLRGGRANEITYFVDGIVTKVPQTGGQSAQINPGAVEEVTVVSGGFDAEYGDALSGIINVVTREGGTKPSGSVSWLTDEMFVTDNMDGLNFGYNLYELSFGGPIPLSNRFRYFLSGELMMTKAYVDAYYKVPSPRMDYKGNARFSYLFPNAKGKVTLSGFNSREQWVQWGNAAGNGVSLKYFAAVPMVRQKNWIGSSTFNYMITAQTLTSLKIGMTHFDQVFGNRDYAYEDTTDRQWFQDFRIKGEHLIQYLDNISDNPDLSPRNIIIDSLQNYHEEFTDRDVQALRNNPYGVEALFYTYGDYRVWRYTTNNDIQARFDLTHSIGKLHEFKTGLDYTQYDMFYADNTLPWVNNPFWDYYNRQPFKLAGFLQDKMDFEGLIARLGLRIDYFDPKAMTYTNPGDFLDSNTTQATSSYKISPRVGFSLPVTERMKFRFNYGHYFQLPALDDMYGITDTSVVRVALTRGNTIIGNILIKPQKTVQYEFGLENQFTNDIIFGFTTYFKDIYDLSQTREVPALPTPYFQMFNVDYGNIKGFEFRLDKLMSSMWSVGITYTLQFAKGTAAYAGEWYDDHYYYQIEPPVIDYWLDFDERNTLNANLDLDLPKDFAFIPLQNVSSSFVFSYHSGQPYTPKNLKGEKLGDDNSARKPSFWNVDFNASKGIALGPVNLRINALIQNLFNTKQVLAVYETSGDPVNHGDPEPQLDAFTVLTLSSTRYSPQGDYNHDGVMSRVEEKEAYMAALKDFYDNPRNYYGPFKVQLGAGISF; encoded by the coding sequence ATGAAAAAAATATTAACCTTGCTTTTTGCCGGGCTATTCCTGTTCGCGGCTGAATACGGAAAGATCACCGGTAAAGTAGCAGATAGCGAAACAGGCGATGCCCTGATCGGTGCCAACGTCATGGTCGAAGGTACGGAACTCGGTTCGGCCTCGGATGTCGCGGGCGAGTATGTGGTGTTGTATGTGCCCGCCGGTACATATGCCGTGGTCGCGTCATACCTCGGGTATGACCCGTACACCTTCACCAACGTGGTCGTGAATTCGGACCAGACAACGATCCTTAATTTCCGGCTCCGGCCCACGGTCATCCAGGTCGAAGGCGTGACATCGATCGCGGTACGCGAACCGATCGTCATTTCGGCGACCCAAACGGGCCGTTCGGTGACGTCTCAGGATATCAACCGCCTGCCGGTCACGACGATCAACCAGGTCATTTCGCTCCAGGCCGGTGTTGTTCAGAGTAACCTCGGTACCCATCTCCGGGGCGGTCGTGCCAACGAGATAACCTATTTTGTCGACGGTATCGTGACCAAGGTGCCGCAGACCGGTGGCCAGTCGGCGCAGATCAATCCCGGCGCCGTCGAGGAAGTCACCGTGGTCAGCGGCGGTTTTGACGCTGAATACGGCGATGCCCTTTCCGGCATCATCAACGTCGTAACCCGCGAAGGCGGCACCAAACCATCGGGTTCGGTCAGCTGGCTGACCGACGAAATGTTCGTGACCGACAATATGGACGGGCTCAATTTCGGCTACAACCTTTATGAGCTCTCTTTCGGCGGTCCGATCCCGCTATCCAACCGGTTCCGCTACTTCCTGTCCGGCGAACTGATGATGACGAAAGCATATGTTGACGCTTATTACAAAGTGCCTTCGCCGAGGATGGACTACAAAGGTAATGCGCGGTTTTCCTACCTCTTTCCCAATGCCAAGGGCAAAGTGACCCTATCCGGATTCAATTCCCGCGAGCAATGGGTGCAATGGGGCAATGCGGCCGGCAATGGCGTCAGTCTGAAGTACTTTGCCGCTGTGCCCATGGTGCGCCAGAAAAACTGGATCGGTTCATCCACGTTCAATTATATGATCACGGCGCAGACCCTGACATCGCTGAAGATCGGCATGACCCATTTTGACCAGGTTTTCGGCAACCGTGATTATGCCTATGAGGATACAACCGACCGTCAGTGGTTCCAGGATTTCCGGATAAAAGGCGAGCATCTGATCCAGTACCTTGATAATATAAGCGATAACCCGGATCTCTCGCCGCGCAACATCATTATCGATAGTCTCCAGAACTACCATGAGGAATTCACGGATCGTGATGTCCAGGCTTTACGCAATAATCCCTATGGCGTGGAAGCCCTCTTTTATACGTATGGCGACTACCGGGTCTGGCGTTACACGACGAACAATGATATCCAGGCGCGTTTTGACCTGACCCACTCTATCGGCAAGCTCCATGAATTCAAGACCGGTTTGGATTATACTCAGTACGACATGTTTTACGCCGACAATACCCTGCCCTGGGTAAACAACCCGTTCTGGGATTACTACAATCGCCAGCCTTTCAAACTCGCCGGGTTCCTGCAGGATAAAATGGATTTCGAGGGGTTGATCGCGCGGCTGGGTTTGAGGATCGACTACTTCGATCCTAAGGCAATGACCTACACGAACCCCGGTGATTTCCTTGATTCCAACACGACCCAGGCGACATCGAGCTATAAGATATCGCCGAGGGTCGGGTTCTCCCTGCCGGTCACGGAACGCATGAAATTCCGTTTCAACTACGGGCACTATTTCCAGTTGCCGGCGCTTGACGATATGTACGGCATAACCGATACTTCGGTCGTACGGGTCGCCCTGACCCGCGGCAACACGATCATCGGTAACATTCTCATTAAACCGCAGAAAACGGTACAGTACGAGTTCGGATTGGAGAACCAGTTCACCAACGACATCATCTTCGGGTTCACGACGTATTTCAAGGATATCTATGACCTCTCGCAAACCCGCGAGGTTCCTGCTTTGCCGACGCCATATTTCCAGATGTTCAACGTGGACTACGGGAACATCAAGGGCTTTGAGTTCCGGTTGGACAAATTGATGTCCAGCATGTGGAGCGTGGGCATAACTTATACCCTGCAGTTCGCAAAAGGAACCGCTGCGTATGCCGGCGAATGGTACGATGACCATTACTATTACCAGATCGAACCGCCGGTGATCGATTACTGGCTCGATTTCGATGAGCGGAACACTTTAAACGCTAACCTGGACCTGGATCTGCCCAAGGATTTCGCGTTTATCCCCCTGCAGAACGTGTCCAGTTCATTCGTGTTCTCGTATCACTCGGGTCAGCCCTACACGCCTAAGAACCTGAAGGGTGAGAAACTGGGCGATGATAACTCGGCGCGAAAACCAAGTTTCTGGAACGTGGATTTCAACGCGTCCAAAGGTATCGCGCTGGGGCCGGTCAATCTCCGCATCAATGCACTCATCCAGAACCTCTTCAATACGAAACAGGTCCTGGCTGTTTATGAAACTTCGGGTGATCCGGTCAATCATGGCGATCCTGAACCGCAGCTCGACGCGTTCACCGTGCTTACCCTCTCGAGCACCCGGTACTCGCCCCAGGGTGACTACAACCACGACGGCGTGATGTCGCGCGTAGAGGAAAAAGAAGCCTACATGGCTGCCCTCAAGGATTTCTATGACAACCCCCGCAACTACTACGGACCGTTCAAGGTGCAGTTGGGCGCAGGGATAAGTTTCTAA
- a CDS encoding biopolymer transporter ExbD encodes MRKSLVRRPAQTPDIPTASTADVAFLLILFFMVTTVFRATSLHLKISLPKAQATERILIRRNLANLWLEAGGKVYIDDAVVPMELLNAKMAAKIAENPELVTILKIDEGTNYGIVDQMLDQLKEARAFKITFATEFRT; translated from the coding sequence ATGCGCAAAAGCTTAGTTAGAAGACCGGCGCAGACACCTGACATTCCCACGGCATCGACCGCGGACGTGGCTTTCCTGCTGATCTTATTTTTCATGGTGACCACGGTGTTCCGGGCTACCTCGCTGCATTTAAAGATCAGTTTGCCCAAAGCCCAGGCGACCGAGCGGATATTGATCAGGCGAAATCTCGCCAACCTCTGGTTGGAAGCCGGCGGCAAGGTCTATATCGATGATGCGGTCGTGCCCATGGAATTGTTGAACGCGAAGATGGCGGCGAAGATCGCCGAGAATCCGGAACTGGTGACCATCCTGAAGATCGACGAGGGAACGAATTACGGGATCGTCGATCAGATGCTTGATCAGCTCAAAGAAGCCAGGGCGTTCAAGATCACTTTTGCCACGGAGTTCAGGACGTGA